In the genome of Dromiciops gliroides isolate mDroGli1 chromosome 1, mDroGli1.pri, whole genome shotgun sequence, the window CTCCTTGGGACGGGGGGAGCGACTGGTCCAGGGTGCTGCCGGTGGGGTCCACAGGAGGGGCTGGAGCTTTGCAGTGTCCTCTTTCTTCATCCACGGTGCCTCCCAGGTGGGGCCCTCCTCTCGAGAGCCAAAGAGCGTCTCATCACAGAAGGACGGTGTGTGCCCGATGAGCCTGGGGCGGGAAAGGATGGAAAAGAGCGTGAGGGGGGAAGCACAGGGCCAAGGAGGCCACCCTGGGCCTCTTCTGGAACATCTGCTGGGTAAAGTCAGCGGGGCAGAGGCTACAGGAGGGGAGTTTGTGTCCATATCAGAGAGGAAGGGGCGTGGGCTGCTCGCTTCCAGACTGGTGCCCTGGCCTAGGCCGTGGCCGCCTCCTACACCAGGGCCTTCCCACTCCCGGGGGCTCCCACGGAGGCCAGAAGCTCCAacggcctcattttacagatgaggaaatagaggatcACCAAGGGAACGAGCAGCCCAGACACAGGAATCTGGACCCAGGTCTTTGAGCTCCAGAGCCAGTGGCTTTTCCACAGAGGCCCTGAATCCCACAGTCTCAGAAAGGATCCTGGAGGGGCACCTCACTCTGGGGGACAAGGAAGGCAGTGTGGCCACCCTTGGAGGagcgagttcaaatctcacccctgaTACTCAGGGGCACAGAATTCAACGTggcagagcctcagtttccccatctgtaaagtggagatgatCATAACACCTACCACGATCATTACtgagcccctactatgtgcctggcactgtgctgcgtgctgggctgttgtgaggatgcaATGGGGCAACGTGTGCAAAGGGCTCCCCaagcatttgggggagggggtgtgtggggaaggcaatcagtgttaagtgacttgcccaggatcacacagctaataagcatctgaggctggatctgaactcaggtcttcctgactctaggcacagtgACCCATCTTCTGcaccacatagtaggtgcttaataaatgcttgttgactcaacTATCAAActggttctgtgaccttgggcaaatcatttcccttgTCTGACCCTCTGTTTTctctatctgcaaaatgaaggggttggactagatgacctctcaggtcccctTCCTGTCAGACATTCAGCCCATTCCCAATCCTGCTGTTacctgtatttatttttcttcctgggGGTATGGGGCGGGGCACTGCTGCTTCCTCTGGATGAGTGGGAATTCAGGTGCCATTTTGCACCCTCAGAATTAGGGGTCAATGGAACAGCCTTCCCAGATCCCGCCTTCTCTGCCCAAGGAGGGTCAAACTCTGGTGGGGCTGGCCGGGCCCCTGCAGGCCTGCCAAACAAAGTCTCATCCACGTAGGATGTGCTGGACTTGACCCGGTAGCCCCCTCGGCCTTTGTGCTGCAGCTGGAGGGCCTGAATTCCATTGATGGTGAGCTCTACAGAGGTCTTCATGATGTTGCTGAATCTGAAATCACAAGGCAGCCCCAGGGGGGCTTCACTCCACAAGAGGCCCTCTGGGTTCTAATCCCCCCTTCTACTGGGTGCCGTCCCATTCTCTGTGCCCTGTGCCACACGGGATCCAATCAATGGCCCCTAAGCTGAGGGTGGCTACCCAGAGCCTCCCTTCACCCTCTGTGCAGCTGGTAGGGCTCGAAGCCCCCCAGACAGTACCTGCCTCTGCCCGCTCACTAGGCTGctaggagagagagggggagacagacagGAAAGGCCTGTTGTTACAAAGtaacaaacaaggaaacaaagaaacaaccaaGAAGAGCAGGAGAAGCAGGTCTCGTGGCGCCGGGATCTAGCACCTCATGGGCATCCCGGGGGCTGCATTCCTCACCAGCTGCTGGGGGATCCCACTTTGACTTATGCACGGGAGAGGAAGATGTCCAAAGAAGCCTCGGACATTTCAGGGgctttctcttcccccaaagTCATCTTTGTGATTAATATATAAAGTACAGCCCCAAAGACCCCTTCCCCCAACATCCCTCcttcagttcaaatctttctTTGAATGTCCGCAGGCTTCCGCGGCAGGGTTCGGCCGGCCTCCCCTGCACCCCGTCTTCCCTCCTCGGGTCTGGCCCCTCCTCCAAGCGTGCACTTCATTGCAAGGACTTGCATAGCGAAGCCCTAGCccgcagccccccccccccctggcAAGGACTGGGAGGCGCAGGCGATGCCCGGGGCTCCCTCTAACCCCCGTCCGGGGCGCTTACCTAGGGGGAGCAAGAACTCGCTGGCCTGGAGGTCCCCGGATGCCCAGTTACACTGGGCCCGGAGGGTGCCCCAAACAAGCTCAGCCACCCTGGTAGCAAAGAGCGCCGAGGACTCGACCATTCTCtcgaggaggaggggggaggtcaGGCCCCGCCCCGCCCTCCCCAAGGCCTGCGCCGCTTGGACCCCCGGCCAGAAGGCGAGGAGGACGGTTCTAGGCGCGGCCCGCCCGGGGGATGAACTCCGGCCCCCGCCCCTCCGGCGGGAGGGACTGCGCGGGGCGCGGTTGCGCCGGcaccgcctcctcctcctcctcctcctccccccccggCCCTTGGTACAGCCCGGCGTGGAGGGCCCGCCCCTAGCGCACGCCTGCGCCCGTAGCCCAGTCCTCGTGGCTTCACCGCGCTCCCAGCCCGGACCCAGATCAGTCATGATCAGGGCCAAGGCCAGGGGCTCGCGGCGCGGCCGTGGACATGGCTCCCGCCAGTCCCGCGACAGCGACATGGGCGACAGCGACTTCGAGATCCAGCCCGAAGGAGGCGGGGACGCCCTGGCCCGGAAGGTGAGCGGCCGAGGGGacggggaggggaagggaaaggaaaaagggaagggggagggagcgCGGTGGGAGCGAGGGACCGGGGAACCTGCCCCAGCCCGGGAGTGAACGGGCCGCGAGGCGCGCGGGGGCCCCAGTGCACCCGGCCGGGCCAGGCTCGGAGCCCAGGGCCCGGCTCTTTTCCTGTCCCGAACCTCATTGGCCACTTCTCAGTGACGAGGCGGGGTCATTGTCTCCCCAGCCAATCAGAAGTAGCCGCTGGGATCCGCGTGCTTCCGGGGGGGGGGTAGTTGGGGGGTGTTTAGTAGGGAGCTGGGAGAGTAACTGACGTCATCAGCTGCTGGCCTTAAGCGGGGCGGGTCCGCTGCTGGGGAGAACCCCGATCTGCTGGGGTGCCCTCCGAGAGCTGGCGCATTACACTAGCTGGTTTATGGGGGTCActagacctgtggtttcattacTTATAGTGGAGACTTCCCAGGGGagcaaactccctctaccagtgcagaaagcctccttctctgcaacttacagtggGAGGCGGCTTCctagaccagagcttcttaaactttttccactcgcgaCCCCTTTtcgcccgagaaatttttatgcgaccctgggtctataaaataggtatacataaccttttactgttgccgaATTTTTCCTgccccctacattcagttacacgaccccatATACGGTCAAGacccactgtttaagaagctttgccctagagCACGGAGAGGTCGGGACCCCAGGCCTTTCTTTACCTCCCCTTCCTTGGaattttcccctttctcatttctatcccccaggcctccctggcttcttccaggtcccagctaaaaccccttTCCCCAGGCCCCTTAATTCTCCTATCTTCCCTGAGATCCTCTCCAACCGACccttgcttgcatgttgtcttcttgggagcagagactgttttttgcctctgtgTCTACACCgttgtgcatagtaggtgcttaataaatgcttactaactgtCCAAGGCAGGGTGGTAGTCATGTAACAtctatggtttacaaagtgcttccacTACAACCATTTGAGGTAGACTTTGCttggcattttaaagtttacttaTTTTGTcctgcagtgaatagagccctggacctggagtcaggaagacctgagttccaatttcttttttgttttgtttgtttgtttggtggggcagtgagtgttgcccagggtcacacagctagtaagtgtcaagtgtctgaggctggatttgaactcaggtcctcctgaatcctgggccagtgctttatccactgcaccacctacctgcccccctgagttccaatttcacctcagatgcttcctagcagtgtgaccctggccaagtcccttaacttctgtctgcttcggCTTCCTTACCTTTCAAATGGGCATAATCATAGCACCCACCTACCTTTCAAGGTTGTGgtgagaatgaaatgaattaATAACCACGATCCTCTTGTGAACCACAAATGCCGGTCACTTGTCTTTCCTCCCAGCATCTCTGAAAGGTGGGCTGGGAAGGGCTAATTGTCCCAGTctagacagatgaggaaacttgccCATGGATGCACAGGGGGATGGAGTAGCAGAGCCCAGACAACCCCTGTCACTGAGTTTACAGTCACGCTGTCAgtcagttagcaagcatttattaagcccctgctatATGCTGGGTGCTGGAAATCCAGAGATGAAGAATGAGTGATCCCCTTTCTGCAGAGAGCTTACATGTTAATGTATGGAATGACACATGCTCACATAGATAAGTCtctgtgcttgtgtgtgtgtgtgtgtgtgtgtgagagagagagagagagagagagagagagagagagagagagagagagagagagagagagcgctaggGATAGAGGCAGGAGTATAGGAACTTTCCGGTGAGgaaatcctccccccccccccccacacacacaaaagatatgCAGGCATTTAAAGTAATTAGGGAGGGAAGTCACTAACCCTGTGGGGAAGGAATCGGGATTCTGCCCTGGACTCTAGTAGGATTAGTGAAGACACCAGTATGACAAGGGTTTGTTGGAAAGGGCTAGCAGGAAAGATTGGGAGGATGCAATGCCTTGCCAGTCACGGTGAcccaataaatattgattggagagccttgaatgccaagctcaAGAAGCTGGTCTGCATTCTGTAGGCAGTAGGGGGCCACAGAAGCTGTGTGAGTAGGGCCAGATGTCCATGAGAGGTGCTTTAAATGAGTCAGCTTGCTTGGAGGGGCAGAGCTGTCTGCTCACGCCtgactctccccctccctcccgcTCTGTCCCCTGTCCCGCCAGCCATGGCTGTTCCACTGCCTGTGCCCCCTCTCTGATTTCCGTGGCACATCCAGATACCTGAGTGGTCCCCAGGTGATCCCGTCTCTTGCTCTCTACAACAGCCAGGTCTGGGTAAGCCCCTGCCTGCCTTCCCTGTTTCGGAAGCTGCCTCAGATGTCGAGCCTGACACCCAGGAAATGGTTCGTGcccaaaacaagaagaaaaaaaagtctggagGCTTCCAGTCCATGGGTGAGTTTGCTGTGGGGCCACAGAGAGGGAGCTCATGTGGTAGCTCAAAGCTGGAGGCCCAGCCTGGGTGGGTTGTGGGCAGCAGGGCCTGGGGACCCGGGTGTTCATCAGGGAAGCTAATGGGGTGAGTATCGAGTGCCTCTGCTGGTCCCATGCAGTGTATAGAGAAGCACAGGATGGgctcctgccctcagtgagctcaTAGTCTGGTTGAGTTGTCAGGACTCACATGCCACCATCGGggaccaatgaagatgaaatctgTTGAGAGTGGGCTATGCCTATGGGGGGGGGTGAAAAGGAAGAGGTCAGTGATGAGGGAGCATTTcgggggatgtcagagctgaacTGGGAGGATTtgtagcgggggggggggggggggggggaggcctgCCCAGGAATACTGGAGCTAGAATAGAGGGTGTGTCTGTGTGAGGGAGAGTGTGTCTGAGAACGAACATGTATatgagtcagtgtgtgtgtgtgtgtgtgtgtgtgtgtgtgtgagaaagagagagagaaggatcatggctgtgtgagtgagtgtgtgagcTGTGTGAGTGAGAGTGAATATGTATATGAGTGAGCATATCTGCttgtgtgtgtgattgtgtgtatatgtgagtgtgtcaGTGTGCGAGAGTGATCATAGATATATGTGAGTGAGACTGAGAATGAGCATGTGTATGAGTGTGAGATGGTGTGATTGTGTGTTAGTGTGCAAGAGTGACCATGGATATATGTGTGAAAGTGTGTCTATGAGAGTGAACATGCGTATGAGTGTGAGCATGTGTGCGCACACAGGCACTGAATATAGGGTTAGGTGCTGGATCTGTAATTTTGTGACCCAGGAGGGCCTTGAGTGCATAAGTAACGTGCCCAAGGTGACCCTGGACATGGGGTTTAAGTGgggtctttccaactctgagaccagctctctacccactgtgctctGCTGTTTGTCAGGTAACAAAATTGATAGTGCAGCATGAAACAATAGGGTAAAGCATGGGCGTACCCCTGATGGAGGGGAGGGTCGAGGGGGAGGGCCCCGGCACTTGAGGTTCTTGGGTTCCTGCCCCTGTTCTGGGATCTGATGAGCTTTGGTGTCTCCCCTAGGCTTGAGCTACCCCGTCTTCAAAGGCATCATGAAGAAGGGCTACAAGGTGCCCACGCCCATCCAGAGAAAGGTGAGGGAACCCCAGCTCCTTGTGTCCCTTCTTGAGACGTCCCCGTCCTGTGGTCCCCGGTCCAGCTCATTCTCTCCATTtttagaaggaaaggagggattctTAGGCTCAGTTCCCTTTAAAATGGGAAGAGGAATGAGACTGGACTCTTGCCTTCATTGATACAGAGAATGGCCCAAGTGAGGAAACGCTCTCCCCCAGTGCAGGTCAACACATTCTCTGTAACTCATAGAGAGCTGTCTAGAGCATGAAGAGGCTACACTGGGTCCGAGAGGACGAGAAGCCGGGGCTTCTTGATTGCAAGAGCAACTCTAGCTACTGACTCTGCTGCCTTCCTTTAAAACAACTTACTCAACTCAAAcaacctcccttcctccctccctcttctccctctgtccacACAGGGAATCACCCTCTTACCTGGGGGTGCTCTGCCTAAAGGAGCCCATATATTTTGACTGCTGAAACCTCGCAGGACATCTTAGGGGTTACAGCTAGGTTTTTGTTCTCTTCCGTACTTATTTATCCAATCgttaaagaaaagcaaacaaaccagGACAATAAACTCTTCTGCCCCGCGTCGCTTCATCTGTGTGATTTCTTGAACCAGGGCACTGGAAAACCAGCCTTTGCTAAAGCCTACTGGGATTCCAGTGGAGCTTATGGATGGTGCCTCAAACCCACATCACTGAGGCTCTCACCCAGTGGCCAATGACAGGCCCCAGGcaagcctcacttggtcattgtttgggttttgatggttcagagtgaatgtgaatggaaattgtttttgtttttggccagaaaccctgagggtctccTCCTCccagattgattgattgattgattgattgattgatttttatttttatttttttgctaggtaaaagaggccattctttgcctcctttcttacctagccttaatcattgaatgggtgttgcctcagtcAAGGTGAGACCTtcaaaagaccttagcttaaaaaggtcaaggtctcccctggcatggggccatctccagtcaccctggacccagaggctctggaagagagagtgcacagccctgcctcacttaaattgacTTCACTGCCAGTCATGACACCCCCTCCCTGATGACAATGGGTCTAACCCTGTCAATGGACACCCACTTTCATTTACTTTAAAAGCCTCTTCTATCTGTCCATTTACCTTCTTGTCCTCCAAACAACCCTTTCCAGGAGGCTGGGCCTACTGTACAATTTTTACTAGTGGGGAAACCAAGGCCAGATTTGCCCAGTGTCCCACAGCAGGTCAGTTTAGCACATCCGGGACTAGAACCTGGCTCTGTGGACTCTGAATTTGTACTTTTATGGCTGGAGGGATTCCCAGTGAAGAGCTCCTTCCTCGAGACAGATTGGCACCTCCTCTGGACCTTCCAGTCTCAAAGAGTGGTCTGGGACActgggtggttaagtgacttgtccagggtcatcagAGGTGTGACTTGAAGCCAgcccttcctgattctgaggccagctctctgtctGCTATACCGgggaccccccccccagccacaaGTGACCCAAGTTGGGAAGAATTGGACACCCCTGTGCTACCCCAGGAGGCCTCTGCTGACTCATGGTCCCGGGCTTTTTTACTCTCCATCAGTACTGCCCAGTGACCTTgggtcttctcttcttcccccatcaGCCATCCCAGGGGGCTGGAGTGGGGAAACACACCAGTCTTCGCTCTGAAGACCCAGTGGGCATCAGGCCAGACTTGAGTATGGATAAAGCCCCTATTTGCCAACCCCTAACTTGGAACCAAGGAgtgataaaaagaataataattctCATTTCCAGTCctcccctgcccacccccactttgcacctgtgatttcattaatgtgatGGTACGGgactcccaggtaaggaaactcacTCTCTCAAGGCCTATCAGCGCCTGCCCTGAAATTTATCACATTAAAAGATGCCCCTGGCACTGAAGCCTCAGAGATGGGCCATTTTTCACAGTCAGTCGGGGTTgaaggcagcacttgaaccctggtcttcccgGCTGCAGAGCTGGTTCTCTCTTCAGGCAGGCGGTCAGCCAGCATGTCCTGGTGCTTCCCCTGCCCTCTGTGTTACATCACAGTGGCTGTGTAGCATGTAGTGCAGGCTTAGCCAGTGCTTACTTCCCGGCTGGCCCATGAGGGACAGAGGGCAAAGGTTCTATTATCCTATCTGAAAAGGGCAGGACCGCAGCCTCTCCCTAGAGATGGGAGCCACGATGAGAgcacttggccaaggtcatgggTAGAACAAGCCCGGGCCGAGGCTCACACGGGCACAGACTGGAGGGTCGAGGGGACCTCAGCCGTCCCTGGGGAGCCCTCAGCCCCTGCCTGAAGTCCAAGCAGCCCATTCCATAACCAGTATTTTTCCCCCCACATCACTGTCTCTCATCCCCTCTTCAGCCCTGTTCCTGGCTTAGGCTTGAGGGGGATGAAGGTAATGGGAACAGTGGTGACATCCCTCCTTTGCCTCTGACCCTGTGCACTCCCTCCTGCAGACCATCCCCGTGATCCTGGATGGCAAGGACGTGGTAGCCATGGCCCGGACAGGCAGCGGAAAGACGGCCTGCTTCCTCATTCCCATGTTTGAGAAGCTCAAGGCCCACAGCGCCCAGGCCGGCGCCCGGGCCCTTATCCTCTCGCCCACGAGGGAGTTGGCCCTGCAGACGATGAAGTTCACCAAGGAGGTGAGTGGGGCGGGGCTCGGTGGTCAGGGTCTGCAGGGGGTATGCTTCACCTTCGGTGTGTCCTCAGCCCTTGGGCAGTCAGGTGAGGCCTAGGGCCCTGGCTCAGTATTTTCACTTTAAACATATAAAGTAAGAGACAAAGAGATTCCAAAGGAAGCCAGTCATAGACGGCGCTTGCCAAAGTGGCCACATTATTTTGCAGACCTCgatgtaaagtgatttttatgTAATGTGGATTTGCCCTTGCAtgtagaagagggaggaagagaggcaggaagggggccTGGTCCTGCCATGCGGGGACCTGGCTAGAACTGAGAGAGAACATCCGGGGAGAGGCGGGGAGACACAACAAAGGTCTCCTCAGGAGATCCCAAGCCAAGCCCCCGGCCCACCAGTGACAGTGCTGGTGGTCTCTCCACATGGCTGCTCTGCTTTCACTTGGAAAGttgtactggggggggggggggctatggaGCCAAGCTGAGCCAGGGAGCAGAAAGAGCCCGGTCCTATACAGTGAAGTTAACATAGGTGTCTTTGGAATGCGtgtttctttcagaattcttgacaaaaagttgaatttgcatAGTGTGAATTTATATAAAGTGAGCACTGTCTATATGGTGAAGCCGGGAGGGGCCTGGAGGAGCCGGGAGGGTAGAGAAGGGGAGGCCTGGCTTCACCTTTTGTCTCCTTTGCTCCACAGCTGGGCAAGTTCACCGGCCTGAAGACAGCCCTGATACTTGGGGGAGACAAGTAAGAGCTCCTTCAGCGTCCtcgtccttcccctcccctcctctcggCCTCTCTCAGCCGTTATTCCTTTCTCAGTAACTTCCGTCCTTCCTTTGTTTCCAAATCCACCCTTGCATTCTTGCCCTAGCACCCCCTCCAACTTCcttgtcacaaagagtcacagaTGGACAAAGCTCACCAGCCCCCGAgcagagacaccccccccccccaccttggagGCTTAATGAACGGAGTGCTGGATTTGGCACCAGGGAG includes:
- the RITA1 gene encoding RBPJ-interacting and tubulin-associated protein 1, translated to MKTSVELTINGIQALQLQHKGRGGYRVKSSTSYVDETLFGRPAGARPAPPEFDPPWAEKAGSGKAVPLTPNSEGAKWHLNSHSSRGSSSAPPHTPRKKNKYRLIGHTPSFCDETLFGSREEGPTWEAPWMKKEDTAKLQPLLWTPPAAPWTSRSPRPKETPLRAIHPVASSEPKNRSKSNVWQRPLGRTESLGPLKRGFSRSLTHLNASPEGHSLPTSPPHQRGQQQAWAQTAAVTFRSPLVTPRARSISLSEPATPRKYLTTPKPKPPWK